A DNA window from Thermodesulfatator atlanticus DSM 21156 contains the following coding sequences:
- a CDS encoding PEP-CTERM sorting domain-containing protein produces the protein MKKIGLGILILMVSLLVAAGARAYTWTYNTTFDFALAGFSDTSQTPPVPTNGPLTLTISNITGLSLPDPAAGTYEWSLEIDNFMLDFIPNVTGDELSGSNLGPFDIGTWQAPLAAQGSFNLGDVYVPEFTINYMNNSYTVGNYTVQNAVFSWELTNNGTLVNPGDSIDEIVLTLTADNLNTTINRDLTALDNLAGGANGVIDGTGIADFKVSAVPEPATVMLLGAGLLLAGIARKRFSK, from the coding sequence ATGAAAAAAATTGGTTTGGGAATTTTAATTTTGATGGTGTCTTTATTGGTTGCGGCCGGGGCCAGGGCTTATACCTGGACCTACAACACGACTTTTGATTTTGCTCTGGCTGGGTTCTCTGACACATCACAAACTCCACCAGTACCAACAAACGGTCCTTTAACCCTTACTATTTCGAACATCACCGGCCTTAGCCTTCCTGATCCCGCAGCCGGAACATATGAATGGAGCTTGGAGATTGACAATTTCATGCTTGATTTCATTCCCAATGTTACCGGCGATGAACTTTCTGGTTCAAACCTTGGTCCTTTTGACATCGGAACCTGGCAGGCCCCCCTTGCTGCTCAGGGAAGTTTTAACCTTGGAGACGTATATGTTCCGGAGTTTACCATTAACTACATGAACAACAGCTATACCGTAGGGAACTATACCGTTCAAAATGCCGTATTTTCCTGGGAATTGACTAATAATGGGACCCTGGTAAACCCCGGTGATAGCATTGACGAGATCGTTCTAACTTTAACAGCGGACAACCTTAATACCACTATCAATCGCGACTTAACTGCCCTTGACAATTTGGCCGGCGGGGCAAACGGCGTAATTGATGGCACAGGGATTGCTGATTTCAAGGTGTCTGCTGTTCCTGAGCCTGCCACGGTAATGCTTCTTGGCGCAGGGCTTCTTCTTGCTGGCATAGCCAGAAAGCGCTTCTCCAAATAA